In the genome of Massilia sp. W12, the window GAGTGCAAAATTTCTGCCGGCGGGGTCAGGTCTTTGATTTCATAGCGCAACACCTTGACGCCCCAATTCACCGCCGACTCATCCACCGCCGCCACGACAGCGGAATTGATGTGTTCACGCTCTTCAAAGGTTTTATCCAACTCCATGCGGCCAATCACGGAACGCAAGGTGGTTTGCGCTAATTGCGTAATCGCCAGAATATAATTTGAGGAGCCGTATGAGGCGCGCATCGCGTCTGTCACCTGGAAGTAGAGAATGCCATCCACTTGCAGCTGTGTATTGTCGCGTGTGATACAGACTTGCGGTGGCACATCGAGTGGAATTTCTTTGAGTGAATGCTTGTAGGCGATGCGATCAATGAATGGAATCACAATGTTCAAGCCTGGCCCCAGCGTGCCGTGATAGCGCCCGAGCCGCTCCAGCACCCAGGCATGCTGCTGCGGCACGACCTTGATGGTTTGAATCACAAACACGATTGCGCCCAGCAAAATAACCAAGGCCACGATTTCCATATTTATCCTCCAATGAATTCAGCCCGGCGCAGGCCGGGCCAAAGCGTTATTCCGGAATCACAATCAAACAATTGCCGCGCATTTGCTGAATACGGTAGCGCGCGCCCTCCACCGGCTTGCCTTGCTGCAGCTCGCAATCCCATTCCGCGCCCCGGTAACTGATGCGCGTCACAAAGCGCCCGCCTTCGCAGCGCCAATTCTGCACATGCACGCTTTGCCCCAAATCAAGCGACCAGCTTTCATCCGCATCGTTGCCGCGCCGCGCATGCCAGCCTAAATGGCTGTTATGCAACCAGGCCACGCCGATCACCGCCACCAGCGCCGCCCCCAGCATTTGCACGCTGGGAGGAAAATTGAATGCCGCCAGCACTGCGCCGGCCACCATGCCAAGGGCCAACATCAACAGATAAAAAGTGCCGCTTAATAATTCACAAATCACCAGGAATCCAGCCAGTGCAGCCCAATTGATCCAAGCGCCAACTGCAATACTTTCCATTTCGCCGTCTCCTTCAATTCTCGGCCTCCACAGAGCCAAACTTATACTAGCAGCAAAGGTATAAAACCCGCGTAAAAAAAGCCCCATGCGAACATGGGGCTTGCTGCGTTGTTGCCGTTTTATCAGCGGGCTTTGCCTAATTGCTGCCAGGTTTCCACTACCGTGTCCGGATTAAGCGAAATGGAAGCAATCCCTTCTTCCATCAGCCAGCGTGCGAAATCCGGGTGATCAGACGGGCCTTGACCGCAAATGCCGATGTATTTGCCCTGTGTGCGGCAAGCGGCAATCGCGCGCGACAGCAGTGCGCGCACCGCCGGATCGCGTTCATCAAAATCGGCCGCCAGCAATTCCATGCCGGAGTCACGATCCAGGCCCAAGGTCAGCTGGGTCAGATCATTCGAGCCGATCGAGAAACCGTCAAAGTATTCCAGGAATTGCTCGGCCAGAATGGCGTTGGACGGAATTTCACACATCATGATCAGGCGCAGGCCATTTTCACCACGCACCAAACCATTTTGCGCCAGCAAGTTGACCACTTTTTCAGCCTGTCCCAAGGTCCGGACGAAGGGCACCATGATTTCCACATTGGTCAAGCCCATATCATTGCGCACCCGTTTCATGGCGGCGCATTCCATGGCGAAAGATTCGGCGAAATCCTGCGCCAGATAGCGCGCTGCGCCACGGAAGCCCAGCATTGGATTTTCTTCATCCGGCTCATAGCGCGAGCCGCCGATCAGTTTTTTATATTCATTCGACTTGAAGTCAGACAGGCGCACAATCACCGGCTTGGGCCAGAAAGCGGCGGCGATGGTGGCCACGCCTTCGGTCAGCTTATCGACGTAGAATGCGCGCGGGGAAGCGTGGCCGCGCGCCACCGATTCGACCGCTTTCTTCAGATCAGCATCCACGTTCGGATATTCCAGAATCGCTTTCGGATGCACGCCAATATTGTTGTTGATGATGAATTCCAGACGCGCCAAGCCCACCCCGCCATTCGGGATATTCTGGAAATCAAAGGCCAATTGCGGATTGCCCACATTCATCATGATCTTGACCGGCAATTCCGGCAGCACGCCGCGTTCGACTTCGCTGACTTCGGTTTCCAGCAAGCCGTCGTAAATCCGGCCCTCATCGCCTTCCGCGCAGGACACCGTGACCAGTGCGCCATCGCTTAAGACTTCAGTGGCGTCGCCACATCCCACCACAGCCGGCACACCCAATTCACGCGCAATAATCGCCGCATGGCAAGTGCGACCGCCACGGTTGGTGACAATCGCCGCCGCCCGCTTCATCACCGGCTCCCAGTTCGGGTCGGTCATATCCGCCACCAGCACATCGCCCGGCTGCACGCGCTCCATTTCAGAGGGGTCGTGAATCACACGCACGGGGCCGGCGCCGATTTTCTGGCCGATGGCGCGGCCCGAGACCAGCACTGTGCCGCTACCCTTGAGCTTAAAGCGTTGTTGTGCGTCGCCTTTTTGCTGCGACTTCACCGTTTCCGGGCGCGCCTGCAGAATATAGAGCTTGCCATCGCGGCCATCCTTACCCCATTCGATATCCATCGGGCGGGCGTAATGCTTTTCAATGATCATGGCGTACTTGGCCAGTTCCACCACTTCATCATCATTGAGCGAATAGCGGTTGCGCAACTCCAGCGGCACGTCCACCGTCTTGACGCTGCGACCGGCCTTGGCTTCCTGCGTGAATTCCATCTTGATCAGCTTGGAACCGATATTGCGCCGGATCACCGACGCCTTGCCGGCGGCCAGCATCGGCTTGTGCACATAAAATTCATCCGGATTCACTGCGCCCTGCACCACCGTTTCGCCCAGGCCATAGCTGGACGTGATGAACACCACATCGTTAAAGCCGGATTCCGTATCCAGTGTGAACATCACGCCGGCGGCGCCCAAATCGGAACGCACCATGCGCTGTACGCCGGCGGAAAGCGCGACATCGGCGTGCTTGAAGCCCTTGTGCACACGATAAGAAATGGCGCGGTCGTTGTAGAGAGAGGCGAAGACATGTTTGATGGCTTCGAGGATATGCTCAATGCCAACCACGTTCAGGAATGTTTCCTGCTGGCCGGCGAAGGAGGCGTCTGGCAAATCTTCCGCCGTGGCCGAGGAGCGCACTGCAAAGCTCATTTCTGCGCTGGAGTCAGCCACCAGGGCTTGATAAAACTGGCGGATTTCCTCTTCCAGGCGCGGCTGGAAAGGCGTGTCGATAATCCATTGGCGGATCTCAGCGCCGGCTTGCGCCAGTGCGCGCACATCGTCCACATTCAAATCAGCCAGGCGCTGATCAATCTTTTCGGCGATGCTGGGGCCATCACTGCGATAGGCCAGGAAATCGCGGAAGGCGGCCGCCGTGGTGGCGAAACCGCCCGGCACCCGCACGCCGCTGGCTGCAAGTTGACTGATCATTTCGCCCAAAGAGGCGTTTTTTCCGCCTACGCGCTCGACATCCGTCATTCTGAGCGCATCAAAGGAAGCCACATACGTGCCATCCGTCAGTGCTGCGTTTGTCATGATTACCCTTAGAGTGTGAAAAGAAATCTGTACGCGCAGCGCAGCCCGTGCTTTTTTTCTGGTTTTTATGACAACAGCGGGCTAAATTGCTTCAATGAGCGCCATTTTACAACCTGCAGCGCGGAATTACAGTGCACAATGCAGACTTTGCAAGGCTTCAAGCGGAATTGATCATGAGCACCCCACACCAGACAGGCGCCACGCGCACGGTTTTTTTTGTCTCAGACGGCACCGGGATCACGGCAGAAACCTTTGGTCATGCTGTACTTACCCAGTTTGAGTTACGTTTTCGCGAAATCCGCCTCCCCTTCATCGACAGCATAGACAAAGCGCATGAAGCGGTGCGGCGCATCAATGAGGCGCAGCAGCGTGATGGTTTGCCGCCGCTGTGTTTTTCCACCCTGGTCAAAGCAGAACTGTCGGAAGTGGTGCGCAAATCCAACAGCGTCTATATGGATTTGATCCAGACCTTTGTCGGCCCGCTGGAACAGGAATTGGGCGTCAAGTCCACCCACACGATAGGCCGCTCACACAATATTTCTGACAGCGACGCGTATAAAAACCGCATTGAGGCGATCAATTTTTCGCTGGCGCACGATGATGGCCAGTCGAATAAGAATTTGCAGGAGGCGGATGTGATTCTGGTGGGCGTTTCGCGTTGCGGCAAAACCCCGACCAGCTTGTATCTGGCGATGCAATATGGCATCAAGGCGGCCAATTATCCTTTGGTGCCGGACGACTTTGAGCGCGGCCGCCTGCCATCTGTGCTGCCGCAGTTCAAACACAAGATTTTCGGTTTGTCGATCACGCCCTCGCGACTGTCTGAAATCCGCAATGAGCGCCTGCCCGGCAGCAAATATGCGACCCTGGAAAATTGCCGCTACGAAGTGAATGAGGCGGAAGCCTTGATGAAGCGCGAAGGGATACGCTGGCTTTCCAGCACAGCTAAGTCGATTGAAGAGATTTCCACCACCATCTTGCAAGAAATCAGGATGGATAAGCACCAGTATTGAGCGGAATCAAGCTGACTGCAGCATCTGCAGTCAGCTTGTAAAGCCTTAGGTCTGGCAAAGCGGCAGACTTGGGCAAGTCTGCATGCAGTGATCAAACCACGGGCCTGGCGCCACAATGCTGCAATAGTCGATACAACAGCCGGCATTGTCTTCGGCATGCGCCAGGCTGGCGCCGCTGCCAAAGCCCACTGCGGCCAAGAGCAGACAGGCGGCTAATTTTTTGTGCAAACGCATATTCTCTCCCTCACTTGGATTTTATTGCCAAAATGAAAATCAGCTGGATAAACTGCGCCATATCCAGCTGATAGCGTATCAGTGCCGCCCCAAGATCACTGCAGGCAGCCGCCGCGTTGCAGGCAGTCGCTCATGCAGGCGTTGTAAGCGCTGCCGCCGTTCGGATATGCGTCACGGCAATCCGCTTTGCAGCAATAATATTGTCCCGGCGGATAAGCCCAGGCCAGACTGGCGGAAGCACCCAATGCCAACAGAAACACTGCAACTTTTTTATTCAATTTCACAAACATTTTCATCTCCTTATAAGCGGCTTTGATAGATAAATGGCGCAGCCGCCTTACGCGCCATGTTTCCGAATAAATGCATTCCCGGTTTATTCACTGCACATAATCACCATTCATAGGCGATGGCATTTCCCCTCAAATGAGATCCGGTGACTGATAAAATATCTTGGCGCCACAATAATCTTTCGATGCATCATCAGCATGGCTGCTGGTGGAAGCCTCGCATGCGTTCTTGGCTGTTTACGGGATGACGATGTCAAGACGCAAAAAACGCGAGCGGATACCCCTCATAACAGGCTGTGACGAGGTGAATTAACTATATTCAATCGCTGATCCTCACGCCGTCATTTCCACATGTCTTGAGCGGGAATCCAGCCTTGTGCAATCAGCTTGCTTGACTGTTGATCGATCAAGGCCGTTCAGCTCTTTGACGACAGCTTCTTTCGTGGAAATGGCGATGCAGGGGCTGAATAGTCACCTGCGGCTTAACTCACCTTCAGTATCGATGTCTATTTCAAAGCATGCACAAATAAAGTCAGCATTTGCATTTAGTTCTGCATATTAGCATGCAAAAAAA includes:
- a CDS encoding stomatin-like protein, with translation MEIVALVILLGAIVFVIQTIKVVPQQHAWVLERLGRYHGTLGPGLNIVIPFIDRIAYKHSLKEIPLDVPPQVCITRDNTQLQVDGILYFQVTDAMRASYGSSNYILAITQLAQTTLRSVIGRMELDKTFEEREHINSAVVAAVDESAVNWGVKVLRYEIKDLTPPAEILHSMQQQITAEREKRALIAASEGRKQEQINIATGERESAIARSEGEKQAAINHAQGQAAAIIAIAQANAEALNLVARAISSQGGSEAVALKVAEQYVAAFANLAKTNNTMIVPANLTDVSSVIATAMQVAKSQK
- a CDS encoding NfeD family protein, yielding MESIAVGAWINWAALAGFLVICELLSGTFYLLMLALGMVAGAVLAAFNFPPSVQMLGAALVAVIGVAWLHNSHLGWHARRGNDADESWSLDLGQSVHVQNWRCEGGRFVTRISYRGAEWDCELQQGKPVEGARYRIQQMRGNCLIVIPE
- the ppsA gene encoding phosphoenolpyruvate synthase yields the protein MTNAALTDGTYVASFDALRMTDVERVGGKNASLGEMISQLAASGVRVPGGFATTAAAFRDFLAYRSDGPSIAEKIDQRLADLNVDDVRALAQAGAEIRQWIIDTPFQPRLEEEIRQFYQALVADSSAEMSFAVRSSATAEDLPDASFAGQQETFLNVVGIEHILEAIKHVFASLYNDRAISYRVHKGFKHADVALSAGVQRMVRSDLGAAGVMFTLDTESGFNDVVFITSSYGLGETVVQGAVNPDEFYVHKPMLAAGKASVIRRNIGSKLIKMEFTQEAKAGRSVKTVDVPLELRNRYSLNDDEVVELAKYAMIIEKHYARPMDIEWGKDGRDGKLYILQARPETVKSQQKGDAQQRFKLKGSGTVLVSGRAIGQKIGAGPVRVIHDPSEMERVQPGDVLVADMTDPNWEPVMKRAAAIVTNRGGRTCHAAIIARELGVPAVVGCGDATEVLSDGALVTVSCAEGDEGRIYDGLLETEVSEVERGVLPELPVKIMMNVGNPQLAFDFQNIPNGGVGLARLEFIINNNIGVHPKAILEYPNVDADLKKAVESVARGHASPRAFYVDKLTEGVATIAAAFWPKPVIVRLSDFKSNEYKKLIGGSRYEPDEENPMLGFRGAARYLAQDFAESFAMECAAMKRVRNDMGLTNVEIMVPFVRTLGQAEKVVNLLAQNGLVRGENGLRLIMMCEIPSNAILAEQFLEYFDGFSIGSNDLTQLTLGLDRDSGMELLAADFDERDPAVRALLSRAIAACRTQGKYIGICGQGPSDHPDFARWLMEEGIASISLNPDTVVETWQQLGKAR
- a CDS encoding pyruvate, water dikinase regulatory protein; protein product: MSTPHQTGATRTVFFVSDGTGITAETFGHAVLTQFELRFREIRLPFIDSIDKAHEAVRRINEAQQRDGLPPLCFSTLVKAELSEVVRKSNSVYMDLIQTFVGPLEQELGVKSTHTIGRSHNISDSDAYKNRIEAINFSLAHDDGQSNKNLQEADVILVGVSRCGKTPTSLYLAMQYGIKAANYPLVPDDFERGRLPSVLPQFKHKIFGLSITPSRLSEIRNERLPGSKYATLENCRYEVNEAEALMKREGIRWLSSTAKSIEEISTTILQEIRMDKHQY